The genomic window ATAGTCAAGACCTAAGAGTTGCAGATTCCTAAAAAATGCAAAAATTAGAAGTGCACTCTGGAGAAAGGATGACAGGCCACATTGACTGCCCAGTCTATCCATTTGAAGCCTAAAAACGCATAATAAACCATTTGCTGATCTCGCTGACAAATCAAAAAACAGGAAGATAATGTCGTAGGAGTGACCCACATATTCCATGTACTCGAACTGATAGACGACATCATCATCGAACGCTGAGCGAATTGATGTCCGTGTGCAGTCAAAGTACTTCATTAGAGCTGGATCAGTGTCTCCTACAACTGTCACAGTTTCACCTGTTGAATCGGAAACAAACTGCAATCAGTTAAAATATGAGAATTTGCTCCAATCCTCTTACAAGTCCATCAACTGAAACGAGCATAACTGATTCAAAATAAAGTGATGCCCATTTTGTATATTCAGAAAACCATGAACATTGCAGTCAACTCGCACaattgcaaatatatttctacagACATCTGACTTGAAAACGCTTTCAGAATCACTGACAGTAAGTAAACCAAAGTATCATAAAAAAAATACACAAAACGTATATCAATCTAAAAGGATACGCCCAATTTCGGTGCATCACGACAAAGCCAAGTCTCATGAACAGCACCCAGTCACCAACGGAATGCCACGATGAACTTATGAAACCGCGAGCGGCATTGCGCCAACGAGCCGCAACGACGTGAAATCCAAACGCATTCGCATCAGGCAACCACATGAGTTGAAATTCCTAAACGCGCACCGCGCGCTACGTACCAGAGCTGCGGTGGCGAGGCCTCTGCACGATGTTGCGGAAGGAGACGCGCGGCTCCGCCTCGCCAGCCCACCTGCAAGCAACGGAGCAAACCAGGCGGCgcgttagggttagggtttcggggagttccgggggcggcggcggaggggggagaggggggctCCTACCCGATGCGGAAGGTGGAGGCGCCGTTGTCGATGACGATGggggcggagtccgggaagcgcgCGAAGTCGGTCTCCCGCGGCGCGCGGCAGACCGACGACATctcgccgggcggcggcgggaggggtgTCGCCGGAGGCGGAGGGGATTGGGGAGGAAGGGGTTTGGTAACTTGGGCTGCGTCGTCCTCTCCGCGAGCTCGCGCTGTGCTGTGGAAGCAGAGAGGCAAAAGGGTCATTCACGGAAAACCCCCTCTGCTCTCGCGTAATTATTGGTTATGAATTTATGAAACGTTTTAACTAACGGTTTTGTAAACATCATGTGCCTGAAAATTTTGTGTGGCGTCGGTCATCTTTTGCAAAGCGCAGCGTGAGGCTGAAGATGACGTCAGGAGCACCAGCGACGAGATCCGGCCACGGTGAGACCGAGTCGTGTACGAGCAGGAGCGATAGCCGACGGGAGCGAGTCCCAAACTTAACCAAGGGGGCCGGGTCGCCGGAGCTGTCCACCAGGGCGGAGCTTAGGGGGGTTGCCTAGGCGGTTGGGGTCGAGGGGGGATGGGGCGGCGATGAGGTCCGTGGGTGTGGAGGCCCACGGTCAGGACTGGGTCGGAGGGCGGTTGCATAAGGGTTGCTCGATTGGATCTTGTGTTAAGTAAAATGgtaggaggaggaagacgaccttCAAGCTGTTGAATGTGACTGGTGTGAATAGGTTTTCCAGGCACCTAAAGTATATGCACTCCCTTTAACTAAACAAATCGTGCTTTTTTCTTTCTTCTGGAAATGCCAAATGCCATATGTCAAAGTCCATCGATTCTTACAAGGTCATCTTCAAAGATATTAGAAACTACACAATATTCATTGGAAATTTGATGTCGTGAACGAAGCTCGATGCCGCATCTGGGCCTCCGAAATACCAACGGAGCTAGGGAACGTGGTTGACAAAGCGAGAAGCCGGTCGGAGACACAAGGTGTGAGGAACAATGATCTGGGAAACAGATCATCGTCCTGGAGAAAAAGGCGACGAAGAGGCATGGACGACCACCCTATATCTGGCCAGACTAATCCGCGGAGACATAAACTCACAAGCTCCACGACCATGTCGAAAAATGGTCGAATGTCACCGGTTAGAGAAGGAGTTAGAGGACCAAGACACAAAGGGGCACTATCCACTCAACCGAAATACACCTCCAAAGATCCCCTACATAACATGAAGACACGACCAAATCCACTACTCTAGAAGGGCGGCAACAATACGATCCTCCACCCTCCTCTATGCCACTGATGAGGGGCCAGGAGCCGAAGAAACCTTAGTCCTGATATGCATGACATCATCCTTGGGTAACATAATTATAATCCTAAGAGGCCTAACTACAACTCGaccccccgcaaaaaaaactacAACTAGATAACGCAAATCCGGGTCTCCACCACTCCCACCACCGAAGCAAAAGTGGAGGAGGGACCATGACCTAACTGGTGGAGAGTGGTGGCAACTAGAGTTTCTAGACAGGGGTGTAAATTAAAAAGGAGCACCCCCGTGCCTCACATGCAAAATCAAACTTTTTCATATGCGCTTTTTCCAAACATTACTGAACCAATATTTCAAATTTTAAACCATGCAATGAAGTCGTTAACACCAAATTCTATCTTTTGATTGAGCCTGTTGAGGTTTTCTTTTGGCATTGGGGTGAGTTCTGCCAATCCCTCCGTGTTTAagaacttctaaaaaattatccacTTCATTTATGAATGGACATACATTTTCCCAAAACTACCCACTTTCATTGCAATTTATGAACATGAGTTCTTTTTTTAATTCTTATCCATATGTTCTCCATGTTTCTTATATAAACATCTATGTCGTCTCAGTATCTTTCTTATGACATCACTAACCATGGGTTAGTGAAACACAAGCTATTTTGACATTAGGATTCCCAAACGAACACAGAGATTACAGGTGTACTTTGAATTTTCAATAGAGCTAAAGTGTGTAAAATGGATGCATCTTTTACTCATGAAAAACTCGACGTCAAACTTGATGTACGTAGTGTTATTTGAATAACGAGGTTCACTTTTCATACACGTATTTTTTGATCCAATTGTTTAATTACATGCCAAGCAGGGAATTGCACAATATAAATGTTTTCCCGGTCACAATAAAAAAGATCAGCAAAAAAGATATGACTCACCGTTTCGTCACCAAAAGCCTTGAGAAAGTAGAATACATTTTTCATgttcaaaaaatgttgaaacaataTACACTTTTTTTAGCGCTTGAAACAATATAGCCATACATATGAGTGTATACTACATATTCGTTTTTATTGACTAGACAAATTGTAATCTGACAGTGAATAGTGCATGTGATAGAAATGTATGATGCTTTCATGCAGCTCGCATAAAAACGCATTTCGTCATGAAACTAAAATATGCATTATACATGCATATTTACACGTATGTTGTTCCAGAATCCTTTGAAACTACAAAAATCTGATTTTTCAAAATTCAGGCTCCATGTTGCCCAGGAGCCACAAGCAATTTCTGGCAAAAGCTGAATTACAAAAAAAAAAGCTTGAGCTTTCATCAATCATGCACAAAACATAGCTCTGCTCAACCAGCCTGCCACGGGTTGGTACCCAAGAATTCTCTTACAATGATCGCTATCAGTACGCAGGCAACAAAACAGATCGGGTGCAACTCCGGCCGGTCATCCAGAAACTGCACAAGCTGCTGCAGGGGATGATGcttctgctcctgctcctgctcctgctcctgcttcttgctcctcctcctgttctcctgcttctttctcctcctcatcttcttcctctccttccgcCGGTTCGCTCGAGGGTCGGGGTTGGGATCGGATACATATTGCGGCAATTCTCGAAATACATCGGCATTGTCCATTGGATTGCCCATgtctcctcttctttcttcttcgtcttcttcacaGTAGCCGTAGCGGGCTTCGCCGTAGTAGGACTGGGCGCACCAAGTTCCGATGCCGTTTCCTGATTCCAACAAGAGCTCAGTTAAAACAGATCTTGCCGAGCCGACGGCCGGGAAGGGAAGATCAAATGGTTGAGATGTAGTATCTGCAAAAGCACTATATATGCTAGTAAAACAGGCTACCTTGGTCGCTCCCCTCTTCATCAGAAAAGACTTGCCCTCCTTCTCCATAGAAGGGCAAGGCATACCCCTCAAGGGACTCGGCGCACCAATAATCTGGGACAGGAGCTGAATTAGGACGACTAATCTTGCTGGACCAACAGCCCGGGAGGGGAGATCGAATGATCTAAGCACTATGCTAGTAAAacttctctctcaaaaaaaaattaCTCTATATGCTAGTAAAACAAGTTCACCTTGCATGTATTCACTCTCACCTTCATCAGAAAAGTTCTGATTATTACTACCAATACTGTCTGTGTCGGCAGTATTATCAGCTGCTGTTTCAGCCTCCATGCTTGCACCTGATCAAACACAAAGCGAACCAAAAACTCATTGGACTGCTTGTAGTTTATCGCCGGGTAGTAAATCAATCATGTACGTGTGGAGAAATTATGTAGTACCTAGTGCCATGATGATGTCGCCGTCGAGGTACTTGGGGAAGGCGCACGGGAAGTACATCGTGACGGCGTAGCCCGTCTCGGTAGAAACCAGGACCAGCGCCTCCGTCACCGCGCGTCTCATGTCGACGGCGACGACCCAGGCCGTGCCGTCGCCGGTTCTACCACCACTCCTGGCCAACATGTAAAGAAGGTCGTCGTCGTGCACGCCCAACGTTGGGATGAGGAACTCTAGGTTCCTCAGCTCCAGCTTCTGGGTCTCCTCGTCCAGCAGCTCCGGCAGCAGAGCGGAGTAGCTCGGGTCGACTGAGACGTCGTCGACGTCAACGGTGCATCGCCTGCGCCAGTCGTCCCAACTTACCCTCCTGCACCATGTGGTGGCTCTCCAGCTTTTGCCGGTGGTCCTGCAGTTTGGATCGTTGAAATCGATCTCAGACGAACTTGATCAGGTCGCCGGAGCAGACGACGTCGCAGAAGTACTCCGGGGTGTAGTAAGGGTTGTCATCGTCTTTCCTGTCGGTGATGCGGGCCCTCGACGCCGGGAACGGGATGAATTTGACGATGGGACGCTTGTCGAACAGGTTGCAGGCAAGGAGGATGCCGCACACGAGGTCGACCCAGCCCACCGAGCTCCTTCCCACGGCGACCTGCTTGGAGCTGCCATGGCCGTGACGGTCGAACAGCGCCTGGTCGGACTTGGACAGGTGGAGCGGCGCCGCCTTGCGTCTGTTCCACGCGTTCGTCTCCGACGAGAAGACGAACACGTAGCACTGCCGGGTCCGGCCGTGGGACTTGTCCGGCTCGTGGTGGAGCAAGGCCACGGCGTAGCGCCCGCCGTCGCCGCAGGGCAGGAGACCGAGCTGCTGGGCCTTGAAGTCCTGGACCGCGGCGTGGGGGTCCGGGCACGGGAGCAGGTGCAGCGACGGCCCCTTATCCCCGTTCCCGGCGGCGGAGTAGACGAAGAGGTGGGGGGACCTCCACTCGGGGAAGTTGAGGGCGAGGTAGAGGAGCACGAGGGGCCCCTCGGCGCAGAGGACGATGGGCGGCGTGTTGTCGTAGAAGTCGGAGGCGTCCAGGCCGGGGCAATGGACGGTGAGGTGGGAGAGGCCCGGCGGGTCGGCCGGCCAGAAGGACACCGCCACGGGCTGGCCCTCCGGCGTGTGGCACTCGGTGGTGGTCGCGTTCCGGCGGTCCGACAGCCGCGCCGTCCTGTCGAGCAACGCCCAGTCGGGTGAGGCGGCGACGTGTGGTGGTGGGCCGAACAGGTCGGAGGTGAGGAACGGGACGGTGGAGGGCGACATCATGGTGGTTGTGGAGATTGTGGCAATGAGGTCGGCGCGGCAGGCCAAGGGTATATGCATGGCAGGGTTTGGGAGTTCGAATCAGATTGCTCTACGAATTCGGTTCATCCTGGATTGCTGTGCTTCGAGAAATCTCATGGCGCGCGGATCTGATTCAGTATTTTGGATATAGGTCCTGACTACATCTCATCTACTACTAGATGTGAGATACTACTTGTGGCCtcttttctttgtttgtttttcttttgtttgtgtTGTGCGCCGCGCGTAAAAAACCTGTTTGCCGCTCGCGCTGCGGCTGGTTTTGCGCGCCCGCCTGCGccggctccagcagccgcgctataatacagcgcgcgcgccgctccagcagagcgccaaaatacagcgcgcgcgactCGGCGGGCATTTTGCATATATGAGATATTTTGGacaaaaatgcaatgaacatgtgaaatttgacacaaacaagttgatgaattaaaagttcatgcccacaagttcaaaatcatgcccacaagtttatccaaccaagttcaaatgcaaactaaagttcaagacatgaaagacacatcaatcttcatcttcctcgtctttgtcttcgtcctcctcttccgcctccgaagatgaatctttctccctctcctcatcacgcaccgcatcatgtgaagctccgacggtgttggcaagttcttcaacaacattttcatgggaatgtgtgtgagaaggcacatcgaaagacattccacccatggcggccggaggtgcacccatgcctcccatgagagaagcaaaactcatgcctcccatggcggccatagcgtcggtgttggaaatatgccctagaggcaataataaattagttattattatatttccttgttcatgataattgtttattatccatgctataattgtattgataggaaactcagatacatgtgtgggtacatagacaacatcatgtccctagtaagcctctagttgactagctcgttgatcaatagatggttacagtttcctgaccatggacattgtatgtcgttgataacgggatcacatcattagcagaatgatgtgatggacaagacccaatcctaagcctagcacaaagatcgtgtagttcgtatgctaaagcttttctaatgtcaagtatctttttcttagaccatgagattgtgcaactcccggataccgtaggaatgctttgggtgtaccaaacgtcacaacgtaactgggtggctataaaggtgcactacaggtatctccgaaagtgtctgttgggttggcacgaatcgagactgggatttgtcacttcgtgtaaacggagaggtatctctgggcccactcggtaggacatcatcataatgtccacaatgtgaccaaggggttgatcacgggatgatgtgttacggaacgagtaaagagacttgccggtaacgagattgacaaggtatcggcataccgacgatcgaatctcgggcaagtacaaataccgttagacaaagggaattgtatacgggattgattgagtccttgacatcgtggttcatctgatgagatcatcgtggaacatgtgggagccaacatgggtatccagatcccgctgttggttactggccggagagttgtctcggtcatgtctgcatggttcccgaacccgtagggtctacacacttaaggttcgatgacgctagggttataaagaaagtttgtatgtggttaccgaatgttgttcggagtcccggatgagatcccagatgtcacgaggagttccggaatgatccggaggtaaagatttatatatggaaagttgttgttcgggttccggaaaaagtttgggttttttcggtattgtaccgggaagcttccagaagcttccggaggattccggagggctccggaggtccggaaattgttccaccgcGTCCAATACAGTatcatgggctgtaggggggcgccctagccttaatgggccaggggcaccagcccccccaaggcccatgcgcatgggagggggaaaaccctaaagggggaggcctccacttgacttgggaggcactcctccccccttggccgccgcccccaaccctagatgggatctaggggggccggccccctcttccccccacctataaatagtggaggggtgggagggcagccgcaccacatgttctggcgcagccctccccctctcccaagtactcctcctctctcgtggtgcttggcgaagccctgcaggattgccacgctcctccatcaccaccacgccattgtgctgctgctggatggagtcttcctcaacctctccctctctccttgctagatcaaggcatgggagacgtcaccgggctatacgtgtgttgaacgcggaggtgccgtccgttcggcactaggatctccggtgatttggatcacgacgagtacgactccttcaaccccgttctcttgaacgcttccgcttagcgatctacaagggtatatagatgcactctccttcccctcgttgctggtttctccatagatagatcttggtgacacgtaggaaatttttgaatttctgctacgttccccaacagtggcatcatgagctaggtctattgcgtagattctttgcacgagtagaacacaaagtagttgtgggcgttgattttgttcaatatgcttaccatcactagtccaatcttgtttcgacggtattgtgggatgaagcggcccggaccgaccttacacgtactcttacgtgagacaggttccaccgactgacatgcacttggtgcataaggtggctagcgggtgctagtctctcccactttagtcggaacggattcgatgaaaagggtccttatgaagagtaaatagcaattggcatatcacattatggtttttgcgtaggtaagaaacgttcttgctagaaacccatagcagccacgtaaaacatgcaaacaacaattagaggacgtctaacttgtttttgcagggtatgctatatgatgtgatatggccaagaagaatgtgatgaatgatatgtgatgtatgagattgatcatgttctggtaataggaatcacgacttgcatgtcgatgagtatgacaaccggcaggagccataggagttgtcttaatttattgtatgacctgcgtgtcattgaataacgccatgtaattactttactttattgctaaccggtagccatagtagtagaagtaatagttggcgagacaacttcatgaagacacgatgatggaggtcatggtgtcatgccggtgatgatgatgatcatggagccccgaagatggagatcaaaaggagcaaaatgatattggccatatcatgtcactatttgattgcatgtgatatttatcatgtttatgcatcttatttgcttataactacggtagtaaataatatgatccctcattaaaatttcaagaaagtgttccccctaactgtgcaccgttgcgaaagttcgtcgtttctaagcaccacgtgatgatcgggtgtgatggatccttacgttcacatacaacgggtgtaagccagatttacacacgcgaaacacttaggttgacttgacgagcctagcatgtacagacatggcctcggaacacaagataccgaaaggtcgagcatgagtcgtatggaggatacgatcaacatgaagatgttcaccgatgatgactagttcgtctcacgtgatgatcggacacgacctagttgactcggatcatgtaatcacttagatgactagagggatgtctatctgagtgggagttcataagatgaacttaattatcctgaacatagtcaaaaccctttgcaaattatgtcatagctcgcgctttagttccactgtttagatatgttcctagagaaaatatagttgaaagttgaaagtagcaattatgcggacagtagaaagcttatgtccttaatgcaccgctcagtgtgctgacccccaaacgtcgtttgtcaatgttgcgaacatcggacatacacgttttgataactacgtgatagttcagttaaatggtttaagtagaggcaccaaagacgttttcgaaatgtcgcggaacatatgagatgtttcgagggctgaaattgggatttcaggctcgtgcccacgtcaagaggtataagacctccgatgattttcttagcctgcaaactcagggagaaaagctcaatcgttgagcttgtgctcagattatctgagtgcaacaatcacttgaatcgagtgggagttgatcttccagatgagatagtgatgtttctccaaagtcattgccaccaagctgctagagcttcgtgatgaactataacatatcaaggatagagatgatgatccttgaggtattcgcgttgtttgacatcgcgaaagtagaaatcaagaaggagcatcaattgttgatggttcgtgaaaccactagtttcaagaagggcaagggcataagggatacttcatgaaatggcaaatcagctgttgctctagtgaagaaacccaaggttgaacccaaacccgagactaagtgcttatgtaataaggggaacaaccacttgagaagaattaccct from Triticum aestivum cultivar Chinese Spring chromosome 3B, IWGSC CS RefSeq v2.1, whole genome shotgun sequence includes these protein-coding regions:
- the LOC123064753 gene encoding uncharacterized protein, translated to MLARSGGRTGDGTAWVVAVDMRRAVTEALVLVSTETGYAVTMYFPCAFPKYLDGDIIMALGASMEAETAADNTADTDSIGSNNQNFSDEDYWCAESLEGYALPFYGEGGQVFSDEEGSDQGNGIGTWCAQSYYGEARYGYCEEDEEERRGDMGNPMDNADVFRELPQYVSDPNPDPRANRRKERKKMRRRKKQENRRRSKKQEQEQEQEQKHHPLQQLVQFLDDRPELHPICFVACVLIAIIVREFLGTNPWQAG